TTCACTGCGCTGCTCGTCGCCCAGACGCCTTACTTAAAACAGGTGGAGCACCTTATTCACCAACACCAATTCGATCAGGCGCTTGAACTGTTAAAAGCCCATCAAACAGATCCGGAAGCGCTTTATTACCAGAGCGTTATTCATCTGGTGCGCGGCAATATCAACCGGGCAATTGAACTGGCAGAAAAAGGCCTGGCAAAGGCGCAGGATAAGGATCGCTTTTACGAATGGCTGGGAGATATTTACTCGGTCAAAGCGCAAACCGCTAACATTTTCTCCGCAATGCTAACCGCCGCGAACATCAAAAAGAACTGGCAAAAGGCCATCGAGTTTAATCCCGACAATCTAAAGGCTAAAGAAAAACTGTTCATGTTTTATCTGATGGCGCCGCAAATGGCCGGCGGCGACCAGGAGCAGGCTTTGAAACTGGCAAAAGAGGTCGCCCAAAAAGACACCCTGCGCGGCCGACTGCTGATGGCACGCTATTACCAAAAACAAAAAGATGTAAAGCGGGCCGAAGAAACCTACTTAAGCGCCTTCAACCAGGCGCCGGATAGTATCCATGTTTTACGCGAACTGGCCTCGTTTTATATGAAGCAAAAACAATTTGAAAAAGCCAGAAAATACGTTCGGAAAATACTTGAATTAAAACCGCAGCAGGCAGAAAGTTACGATTTTTTCGGCGATTTTTATCTGCAGCAGGACAAACTGGACTCGGCGCTGACACAATACGAAAAAGCCATAGAGATCGATCCGTTCCTGTACCGCATTCAATTCAAAAAGGCAAAAGTGTTGGCTCGACTTGGCCGCAAAAACGAAGCCAGAGCCATCGCACAAAAATTGCTGAACGAAGAAGTCTTTTTTACCATGAAAAGACAACTCAAGAAATTTATTGATGAACTTTAAAACGAAAAATCGATCAGTTCGCTCCAGGGCGGCACAATTTACGCCCTTTAATACTCTTCCCAGCTTTTGATCTGGATGTTTTCCATTCCCCCGTTTTGCAGGGATTCGATAAACCGCATGGCAATTTGACGATTGGTAATCAGCATTTTATTGAAATCCACCGCTGCACGGCGAATCAAATAGCCGTTGGTCAGCTCTTCCTTCTGGAAATTCTTAGGGATATTAATGACCAGATCGATTTTGCCATCTTTGATGTAGTCAATAGCATTTGGTTTTTTGTCTTCCAGCGGCCAGTGCAGGCGCGTAACTTTTAAACCGTTTTCTCTTAAAAATTTAGCCGTTCCGCCGGTGGCGTACAGTTTAACGCCCATGGCGCTCAGTTGACGCACAGGCTCCAATAATTCTGCCTTTGATGTAATGGTACCGGTGGAGAGCAAAACGCTTTTAATGGGCAGCCGAAAGCCCACGGCCTGCATGGCTTTTAAGAACGCCTCATTAAAATCATCGCCCAGGCAGGCCACTTCGCCGGTGGAAGTCATTTCTACGCCCAGAGCAGGGTCGGCGCCTTCGAGACGCGTAAAAGAAAACTGCGGGGCCTTAACGCCCACATAATTCAGCTCAAACAACGAGCGATCCGGCTTTTCCACCGGCGCGCCGACCATCACACGCGTAGCCAGATCGATTAAATTGTATTTTAAAATTTTAGAGACAAACGGAAAACTGCGCGAAGCCCGCAAATTACATTCGATAACCTTAACCTCATTGTCCCGCGCTAAAAACTGAATGTTAAAAGGCCCGTGGATGTTTAAAGCGCCGGCAATTTGTGCGGCCACCTGTCGAACCTTGCGAATGGTTTCCAGATACAGGCGCTGCGGCGGAAACACCAGGGTGGCGTCGCCGGAATGCACGCCGGCATTTTCCACGTGTTCCGAAATGGCATAGGCCACCATTTCACCGTTGCGCGCCACCGCATCGATTTCAATCTCTTTGGCGTTGATTAAAAATTTTGAAATCACCGTCGGATGCTCCGGCGAAAGGTTGACGGCTTTTTGCAGATAGGCCTTCAACTCGTCGTCGTTAGAAGCCACGGCCATGGCCGCGCCGCTTAAAACATACGAAGGGCGCACCAGTACCGGGTAGCCCACCTGCTGAGCAAAGGCCATGGCCTCTTTTAAAGAAGTCAACTCTTTCCACAGGGGCTGGTCGATTTTTAAACGATCCAGAAGGGCTGAAAATTTGTGGCGATTCTCGGCGTTGTCGATATCCCGCGCCTTCGTTCCCAGGATCGGGATACCGGCTTCTTCCAGCGCTGTTGCCAGATTATTGGGGATTTGTCCGCCCACGGAGATAATGACGCCTTTGAGTTTTAGCTTGCGGAAAACTTCCACAACGGTTTCCAGCGAAATCTCGTCAAAAATCAACATGTCCGACTGGTCATAGTCCGTACTGACCGTTTCCGGATTG
This sequence is a window from Caldithrix abyssi DSM 13497. Protein-coding genes within it:
- a CDS encoding tetratricopeptide repeat protein, whose translation is MKYLFFFFWLFTALLVAQTPYLKQVEHLIHQHQFDQALELLKAHQTDPEALYYQSVIHLVRGNINRAIELAEKGLAKAQDKDRFYEWLGDIYSVKAQTANIFSAMLTAANIKKNWQKAIEFNPDNLKAKEKLFMFYLMAPQMAGGDQEQALKLAKEVAQKDTLRGRLLMARYYQKQKDVKRAEETYLSAFNQAPDSIHVLRELASFYMKQKQFEKARKYVRKILELKPQQAESYDFFGDFYLQQDKLDSALTQYEKAIEIDPFLYRIQFKKAKVLARLGRKNEARAIAQKLLNEEVFFTMKRQLKKFIDEL